One window of Dendropsophus ebraccatus isolate aDenEbr1 chromosome 13, aDenEbr1.pat, whole genome shotgun sequence genomic DNA carries:
- the LOC138771540 gene encoding heat shock protein HSP 90-alpha-like isoform X1: MKTISCCIFPLFRMPEDGKIMEEEVETFAFQAEIAQLMSLIINTFYSNKEIFLREVISNSSDALDKIRYESLIDPSKLDSCKQLKIDLIPNVSNKTLTIIDTGIGMTKADLINNLGTIAKSGTKAFMEALQAGADISMIGQFGVGFYSAYLVADKVTVITKHNDDEQYIWESSAGGSFTVRLDNSEPLGRGTKVILHLKEDQTEYLEEKRIKEVVKKHSQFIGYPITLYVEKQREKEVSLDYPEDETTETKEEESKDDKPQIEDVGSDEEADSTKDGKVKRVRKVIEKYIDQEELNKTKPIWTRNPDDIGNEEYGEFYKSLTNDWEDHLAVKHFSVEGQLEFRALLFVPRRAAFDLFESKRKKNNIKLYVRRVFIMDNCEELIPEFLNFMKGVVDSEDLPLNISREMLQQSKILKVIRKNLVKKCMELFTELAEDKENYKKFYEQFSKNLKLGIHEDTTNRKKLSELLRYYSSSSGDEMISLTEYVSRMKENQKHIYYITGETKEQVAHSAFVERLRKQGLEVIYMTEPIDEYCVQQLKEFDGKSLVSVTKEGLELPEDEEEKKKQEEIKAKFENVCKIMKDILEKKVEKVVISNRLVESPCCIVTSTYGWSANMERIMKAQALRDNATMGYMAAKKHLEINCEHPIIENLRQKAETEKNDKSVKDLVTLLYETALLSSGFTLEDPQTHANRIYRMIKLGLGIDEDDATIEEEPTPALEEMPPLEGEDDTSRMEEVD, from the exons ATGAAAACCATCTCATGTTGTATATTTCCATTGTTCAGGATGCCTGAAGACGGCAAgatcatggaggaggaggtggagacttTTGCTTTCCAAGCTGAGATCGCTCAGCTGATGTCCCTGATCATCAACACCTTCTATTCCAACAAGGAGATCTTCCTACGAGAAGTTATCTCCAACTCATCTGAT GCTCTGGATAAGATCCGCTATGAGAGTCTCATCGACCCCAGCAAACTGGATTCATGCAAACAGCTGAAGATTGATCTGATCCCCAATGTGAGTAACAAAACTCTGACCATTATTGACACTGGCATCGGCATGACCAAAGCTGACCTCATCAACAACCTGGGCACCATCGCCAAGTCGGGAACCAAGGCGTTCATGGAGGCTCTGCAGGCCGGAGCAGATATTTCTATGATTGGTCAGTTTGGTGTTGGTTTCTACTCAGCCTACCTGGTAGCTgataaagtgacagtgatcaccAAACACAATGATGATGAGCAGTACATCTGGGAGTCTTCAGCCGGAGGATCCTTCACCGTCAGACTAGACAACA GTGAACCCCTGGGACGTGGGACAAAGGTGATTCTGCACCTAAAAGAGGATCAGACTGAGTACTTGGAGGAAAAGAGGATCAAGGAGGTTGTGAAGAAGCACTCTCAGTTTATTGGTTACCCCATCACTTTATAT GTggagaagcaacgtgagaaagaAGTCAGTCTAGATTACCCTGAAGATGAAACCACAGAAACCAAGGAAGAAGAGAGCAAAGATGACAAGCCTCAGATTGAAGACGTgggatctgatgaagaggcagATAGCACAAAAGATGGAAAAGTGAAGAGGGTGAGAAAGGTCATAGAAAAATACATTGACCAAGAGGAACTGAATAAAACCAAACCTATCTGGACCCGAAACCCTGATGATATTGGTAATGAAGAGTATGGAGAATTCTACAAGAGTCTCACCAATGACTGGGAGGACCATCTGGCTGTTAAA CACTTCTCAGTAGAAGGCCAGCTGGAGTTCAGAGCACTTCTCTTTGTCCCCAGACGGGCAGCTTTTGACTTGTTTGAGAGCAAGAGGAAGAAGAACAACATAAAGCTCTACGTGCGCAGAGTCTTCATCATGGACAACTGCGAAGAGCTGATCCCAGAGTTCCTCA ATTTTATGAAGGGGGTGGTGGACTCGGAGGACTTACCCCTTAACATTTCACGTGAGATGCTGCAACAGAGCAAAATCCTAAAAGTTATCCGTAAGAATCTGGTAAAGAAGTGTATGGAACTATTCACAGAACTGGCTGAGGACAAAGAGAACTACAAAAAGTTCTATGAGCAGTTCTCTAAGAATCTTAAG CTTGGAATCCATGAAGATACCACAAACCGTAAGAAGCTTTCTGAGCTCCTACGTTATTACTCCTCCTCTTCTGGGGATGAGATGATCTCTCTTACCGAATATGTGTCTCGCATGAAGGAAAATCAGAAACACATCTACTACATCACAG GAGAAACCAAAGAGCAAGTGGCTCATTCAGCCTTTGTGGAAAGACTCAGAAAACAAGGCCTAGAAGTGATCTACATGACCGAACCCATTGATGAGTACTGTGTCCAGCAGCTCAAGGAATTTGATGGAAAGTCTCTGGTCTCTGTGACTAAGGAAGGCTTGGAGCTTCCTGAAgatgaagaagagaagaagaagcaggaggagaTTAAGGCCAAGTTTGAGAACGTCTGCAAGATCATGAAAGACATATTGGAAAAGAAGGTGGAAAAG GTGGTCATCTCAAATAGACTGGTTGAGTCCCCTTGCTGCATCGTGACCAGCACCTATGGGTGGTCCGCCAACATGGAACGCATCATGAAGGCCCAGGCTCTCCGGGACAACGCTACAATGGGCTACATGGCAGCCAAGAAGCATCTAGAAATCAACTGTGAACATCCTATCATAGAAAATCTAAGGCAAAAAGCAGAAACTGAGAAGAATGATAAGTCTGTGAAGGATCTAGTTACTCTGCTATATGAGACTGCCCTCCTATCGTCTGGCTTCACCTTGGAAGACCCCCAGACACATGCCAACCGCATTTACAGGATGATCAAGCTTGGCTTAG GAATTGATGAAGACGATGCCACCATAGAGGAGGAACCAACTCCAGCGCTGGAGGAGATGCCTCCACTAGAGGGAGAGGATGACACATCCAGGATGGAAGAAGTGGACTAA
- the LOC138771540 gene encoding heat shock protein HSP 90-alpha-like isoform X2 — protein sequence MPEDGKIMEEEVETFAFQAEIAQLMSLIINTFYSNKEIFLREVISNSSDALDKIRYESLIDPSKLDSCKQLKIDLIPNVSNKTLTIIDTGIGMTKADLINNLGTIAKSGTKAFMEALQAGADISMIGQFGVGFYSAYLVADKVTVITKHNDDEQYIWESSAGGSFTVRLDNSEPLGRGTKVILHLKEDQTEYLEEKRIKEVVKKHSQFIGYPITLYVEKQREKEVSLDYPEDETTETKEEESKDDKPQIEDVGSDEEADSTKDGKVKRVRKVIEKYIDQEELNKTKPIWTRNPDDIGNEEYGEFYKSLTNDWEDHLAVKHFSVEGQLEFRALLFVPRRAAFDLFESKRKKNNIKLYVRRVFIMDNCEELIPEFLNFMKGVVDSEDLPLNISREMLQQSKILKVIRKNLVKKCMELFTELAEDKENYKKFYEQFSKNLKLGIHEDTTNRKKLSELLRYYSSSSGDEMISLTEYVSRMKENQKHIYYITGETKEQVAHSAFVERLRKQGLEVIYMTEPIDEYCVQQLKEFDGKSLVSVTKEGLELPEDEEEKKKQEEIKAKFENVCKIMKDILEKKVEKVVISNRLVESPCCIVTSTYGWSANMERIMKAQALRDNATMGYMAAKKHLEINCEHPIIENLRQKAETEKNDKSVKDLVTLLYETALLSSGFTLEDPQTHANRIYRMIKLGLGIDEDDATIEEEPTPALEEMPPLEGEDDTSRMEEVD from the exons ATGCCTGAAGACGGCAAgatcatggaggaggaggtggagacttTTGCTTTCCAAGCTGAGATCGCTCAGCTGATGTCCCTGATCATCAACACCTTCTATTCCAACAAGGAGATCTTCCTACGAGAAGTTATCTCCAACTCATCTGAT GCTCTGGATAAGATCCGCTATGAGAGTCTCATCGACCCCAGCAAACTGGATTCATGCAAACAGCTGAAGATTGATCTGATCCCCAATGTGAGTAACAAAACTCTGACCATTATTGACACTGGCATCGGCATGACCAAAGCTGACCTCATCAACAACCTGGGCACCATCGCCAAGTCGGGAACCAAGGCGTTCATGGAGGCTCTGCAGGCCGGAGCAGATATTTCTATGATTGGTCAGTTTGGTGTTGGTTTCTACTCAGCCTACCTGGTAGCTgataaagtgacagtgatcaccAAACACAATGATGATGAGCAGTACATCTGGGAGTCTTCAGCCGGAGGATCCTTCACCGTCAGACTAGACAACA GTGAACCCCTGGGACGTGGGACAAAGGTGATTCTGCACCTAAAAGAGGATCAGACTGAGTACTTGGAGGAAAAGAGGATCAAGGAGGTTGTGAAGAAGCACTCTCAGTTTATTGGTTACCCCATCACTTTATAT GTggagaagcaacgtgagaaagaAGTCAGTCTAGATTACCCTGAAGATGAAACCACAGAAACCAAGGAAGAAGAGAGCAAAGATGACAAGCCTCAGATTGAAGACGTgggatctgatgaagaggcagATAGCACAAAAGATGGAAAAGTGAAGAGGGTGAGAAAGGTCATAGAAAAATACATTGACCAAGAGGAACTGAATAAAACCAAACCTATCTGGACCCGAAACCCTGATGATATTGGTAATGAAGAGTATGGAGAATTCTACAAGAGTCTCACCAATGACTGGGAGGACCATCTGGCTGTTAAA CACTTCTCAGTAGAAGGCCAGCTGGAGTTCAGAGCACTTCTCTTTGTCCCCAGACGGGCAGCTTTTGACTTGTTTGAGAGCAAGAGGAAGAAGAACAACATAAAGCTCTACGTGCGCAGAGTCTTCATCATGGACAACTGCGAAGAGCTGATCCCAGAGTTCCTCA ATTTTATGAAGGGGGTGGTGGACTCGGAGGACTTACCCCTTAACATTTCACGTGAGATGCTGCAACAGAGCAAAATCCTAAAAGTTATCCGTAAGAATCTGGTAAAGAAGTGTATGGAACTATTCACAGAACTGGCTGAGGACAAAGAGAACTACAAAAAGTTCTATGAGCAGTTCTCTAAGAATCTTAAG CTTGGAATCCATGAAGATACCACAAACCGTAAGAAGCTTTCTGAGCTCCTACGTTATTACTCCTCCTCTTCTGGGGATGAGATGATCTCTCTTACCGAATATGTGTCTCGCATGAAGGAAAATCAGAAACACATCTACTACATCACAG GAGAAACCAAAGAGCAAGTGGCTCATTCAGCCTTTGTGGAAAGACTCAGAAAACAAGGCCTAGAAGTGATCTACATGACCGAACCCATTGATGAGTACTGTGTCCAGCAGCTCAAGGAATTTGATGGAAAGTCTCTGGTCTCTGTGACTAAGGAAGGCTTGGAGCTTCCTGAAgatgaagaagagaagaagaagcaggaggagaTTAAGGCCAAGTTTGAGAACGTCTGCAAGATCATGAAAGACATATTGGAAAAGAAGGTGGAAAAG GTGGTCATCTCAAATAGACTGGTTGAGTCCCCTTGCTGCATCGTGACCAGCACCTATGGGTGGTCCGCCAACATGGAACGCATCATGAAGGCCCAGGCTCTCCGGGACAACGCTACAATGGGCTACATGGCAGCCAAGAAGCATCTAGAAATCAACTGTGAACATCCTATCATAGAAAATCTAAGGCAAAAAGCAGAAACTGAGAAGAATGATAAGTCTGTGAAGGATCTAGTTACTCTGCTATATGAGACTGCCCTCCTATCGTCTGGCTTCACCTTGGAAGACCCCCAGACACATGCCAACCGCATTTACAGGATGATCAAGCTTGGCTTAG GAATTGATGAAGACGATGCCACCATAGAGGAGGAACCAACTCCAGCGCTGGAGGAGATGCCTCCACTAGAGGGAGAGGATGACACATCCAGGATGGAAGAAGTGGACTAA